The Nitrospira tepida genome includes a window with the following:
- a CDS encoding HAD family hydrolase, whose product MALPDVVVLFDVDNTLLDNDRVTADLKQHLRQEVGPKREELYWTIFEQLRRELGYADYLGALQRYRLEHPRDPHLLTVSRFLVNYPFAERLFPRAIEVVKHVKPWGRAAILSDGDVVFQPRKIERSGLFEAVEGRVLIYIHKEQELDDVEQRYPADHYVLVDDKLRILTAVKQRWGSRVTTVFPRQGHYAHDPEILRTFPSADLTIERIGDLLTVDRETMLAAAHDR is encoded by the coding sequence ATGGCGTTGCCGGACGTGGTCGTGCTCTTCGACGTGGACAATACGTTGCTGGACAATGATCGCGTCACGGCCGACCTGAAACAGCACCTGCGGCAAGAGGTGGGCCCGAAGCGGGAAGAACTCTACTGGACGATCTTCGAGCAGTTGCGCCGCGAATTGGGCTATGCGGACTACCTCGGCGCGCTGCAACGCTATCGCCTCGAGCATCCGCGCGATCCGCATCTGCTCACGGTCTCGCGCTTTCTCGTGAACTATCCCTTCGCCGAGCGGCTGTTTCCACGGGCGATTGAGGTCGTCAAGCATGTGAAACCTTGGGGAAGAGCCGCTATTCTGTCGGACGGCGACGTGGTGTTTCAGCCGAGAAAGATCGAACGGTCCGGGCTCTTTGAGGCGGTCGAAGGCCGTGTGCTCATCTACATTCACAAGGAGCAGGAGCTGGACGACGTGGAACAACGCTATCCCGCCGACCACTATGTCCTGGTGGACGACAAGCTGCGGATTCTCACGGCGGTGAAGCAACGGTGGGGCTCGCGCGTGACCACCGTGTTCCCGCGACAGGGCCACTATGCCCACGATCCGGAGATCCTGCGCACGTTCCCATCCGCCGACCTGACGATCGAACGGATCGGTGACCTGCTGACCGTCGACCGAGAGACCATGCTTGCCGCGGCGCACGACAGGTAA
- a CDS encoding DUF5069 domain-containing protein, whose amino-acid sequence MKEDLDKVKQQARDLRDDKEAPRRPREKLAGYALAARALDKCRATLVGWQGEYLSNCPLDQRWLKFAEIDYQEFRAFVATGATDDEVANWIGQHARKRPQSEIDAWNKKEGAVQLS is encoded by the coding sequence ATGAAAGAAGACCTCGATAAAGTGAAGCAACAGGCTCGCGATCTACGGGATGACAAGGAAGCCCCGCGCAGGCCGCGCGAGAAGCTGGCGGGTTATGCCTTGGCGGCGCGCGCATTGGACAAGTGCCGGGCCACGCTCGTGGGCTGGCAGGGCGAATACCTCTCCAACTGCCCGCTGGATCAACGGTGGCTGAAGTTTGCGGAGATCGACTACCAGGAGTTCAGGGCGTTCGTGGCCACCGGCGCGACCGATGACGAGGTGGCAAACTGGATCGGCCAGCATGCCAGGAAGCGCCCGCAGTCCGAGATCGACGCCTGGAACAAGAAGGAAGGCGCGGTGCAGCTCAGTTGA
- a CDS encoding PaeR7I family type II restriction endonuclease yields MDIDNRLQAAVQSYWDARRKNKEKQVQSGKIDAGTRGEVTGGTQMGALEVLVSDILCEAGLKKLDVRTRTALELPGYFRATKKWDLIVVSNGTLVLAMEFKSQAGKSIGNNVNNRAEEAVGSAKDIWTAFREGRFGESPAPFLGYLFLLEDRDNVKTPVANKEPYFDVDPEFRGVAQGKGKGISQYKGVSYSKRYELLCRRLVLERLYTSACFLMATNSPRTKITQPASDLTFRRFVAALRGHVVTFLGSRRE; encoded by the coding sequence TTGGACATTGACAACAGACTGCAAGCTGCCGTCCAAAGCTACTGGGACGCCCGTAGGAAAAATAAAGAGAAGCAGGTCCAATCCGGGAAAATTGACGCAGGTACCCGAGGAGAAGTGACGGGAGGCACCCAGATGGGTGCACTGGAGGTTTTAGTCTCAGACATCCTTTGCGAGGCTGGGCTAAAGAAACTCGATGTACGTACACGGACGGCATTGGAACTACCAGGGTACTTCCGAGCCACGAAGAAGTGGGACCTGATCGTCGTCTCCAACGGCACGCTGGTCTTAGCTATGGAATTCAAATCTCAGGCCGGCAAATCAATCGGCAACAACGTCAACAACCGCGCCGAAGAGGCGGTAGGCAGCGCCAAGGACATTTGGACGGCCTTCCGAGAAGGCCGCTTTGGCGAATCTCCTGCTCCGTTTCTTGGTTACCTATTCCTCCTCGAAGATCGTGACAACGTGAAAACACCTGTGGCAAACAAGGAACCTTACTTCGATGTTGATCCTGAGTTCCGTGGTGTGGCTCAGGGGAAAGGCAAAGGTATCTCACAATACAAAGGTGTGTCCTATAGCAAGCGATACGAATTACTCTGTCGCCGTTTGGTACTAGAGCGGCTCTATACCTCAGCCTGTTTCCTGATGGCCACCAATTCACCAAGAACAAAAATCACACAGCCCGCCTCAGATTTGACTTTCCGGCGTTTCGTAGCGGCGCTTCGAGGTCATGTCGTCACCTTCCTCGGAAGTCGTCGCGAGTAG
- a CDS encoding Eco57I restriction-modification methylase domain-containing protein, translating to MINSQATSSIPTQGIQLQLITPCIRQPATPIAELKGVVFTKRWVVELILDLSGYCQDKNLVDVLAVEPAAGDGAFLGPMVERLMESCRKLGRPFSDCKDSLIAYELDERSAARARAFVKSILIDAGVTPPLAERLAESWVVTRDYLFDANARQADFVIGNPPYVRLEDMPEDTASLYREAYTTMRGRADLYVAFFEAALRQLKPGGTCAFICADRWMRNQYGAELRQLITSVYSVDVLLSMHNVNAFEDGVDAYPAITIIRHKKQKTAIVGSASSESENIQPKQLATILTQKHRRGPSTPVQGIQVAVVNTWFRGADPWPCHSPEQLALLRRLEDEFPPLEANAKVGIGVATGNDSIYITTDADLVEPSRLLKLALVKDLASGTLRWSGHYLVNPWNNDGLVDLDAYPKLKAYYEHHAVALKKRHTAQKSANGWYKTIDRVNHGLTNKQKLYIPDIKNMLEPVLDRGETYPHHNLYFVQSDEWDLEVLGGLLMSSVGKFFVESYGVRMRGGYLRFQAQYLRRIRVPDPKTLSKLQSHELRDAFRRRDREHATQVAIELYGIERNLLEVALGH from the coding sequence GTGATAAACAGCCAGGCCACTTCATCAATCCCGACGCAAGGCATCCAGCTCCAACTAATAACCCCTTGTATCCGCCAACCCGCGACTCCTATCGCCGAACTCAAGGGGGTTGTTTTCACGAAACGTTGGGTTGTGGAATTGATCCTCGATCTTAGCGGCTACTGCCAGGACAAGAATCTTGTGGATGTCTTGGCCGTTGAACCTGCAGCAGGTGATGGCGCATTTCTCGGTCCTATGGTCGAGCGCCTCATGGAATCTTGTCGGAAACTAGGCAGGCCCTTTTCGGATTGTAAAGATTCATTAATTGCATATGAGTTGGACGAGAGAAGTGCTGCTCGTGCCCGTGCATTCGTAAAAAGCATCCTAATTGATGCTGGAGTCACACCCCCATTAGCTGAGCGACTGGCCGAAAGCTGGGTTGTAACAAGGGACTATCTCTTTGATGCCAACGCCAGGCAGGCGGATTTCGTGATTGGCAATCCGCCATATGTACGCTTGGAAGATATGCCAGAGGACACTGCCTCGTTGTATCGCGAAGCATATACAACGATGCGCGGCCGAGCTGATCTCTATGTGGCCTTTTTCGAAGCCGCTCTTCGCCAGCTTAAGCCTGGGGGTACCTGCGCGTTTATCTGTGCCGATCGTTGGATGCGTAATCAATATGGGGCAGAACTACGACAGCTTATTACTTCCGTCTATAGCGTCGACGTACTTCTGAGCATGCACAATGTGAACGCATTTGAGGATGGAGTGGATGCCTATCCCGCTATCACAATCATCCGGCATAAGAAACAGAAGACCGCCATTGTGGGCAGTGCCAGTTCAGAATCTGAGAACATTCAGCCAAAGCAGTTGGCGACGATTCTGACCCAAAAACACCGACGAGGGCCATCAACGCCGGTCCAAGGAATTCAAGTGGCAGTGGTGAACACGTGGTTTAGAGGGGCGGACCCATGGCCCTGTCATTCCCCTGAGCAATTGGCGCTACTCAGACGGCTGGAAGACGAATTTCCTCCCCTTGAGGCGAACGCCAAGGTAGGAATAGGCGTCGCCACAGGGAATGACAGCATATACATCACAACCGATGCCGACCTTGTGGAACCCTCCCGCCTCCTGAAACTGGCTCTCGTGAAAGACCTGGCCAGTGGAACATTACGATGGTCAGGGCATTATCTAGTCAATCCTTGGAACAACGATGGGTTGGTAGACCTGGATGCCTATCCCAAGCTGAAGGCCTATTACGAACACCACGCTGTAGCACTGAAGAAGCGCCACACTGCCCAGAAGAGTGCGAACGGCTGGTATAAGACTATAGACCGTGTGAACCACGGCCTCACCAACAAGCAGAAGCTCTATATTCCTGATATTAAGAACATGCTGGAGCCAGTCTTAGATCGCGGCGAAACGTACCCACATCACAATTTGTATTTCGTTCAGTCGGATGAATGGGACCTCGAAGTACTTGGAGGTCTGCTCATGTCCTCTGTAGGAAAGTTTTTTGTGGAATCATATGGGGTTCGCATGCGAGGCGGATACTTGCGATTCCAAGCCCAGTATCTACGCCGGATTCGCGTTCCCGATCCAAAAACTCTGTCCAAATTGCAATCTCATGAATTAAGAGACGCATTCCGTCGTCGCGATCGGGAGCATGCAACTCAAGTGGCCATAGAGTTGTATGGAATAGAAAGAAACCTGCTAGAGGTAGCACTTGGACATTGA
- a CDS encoding sigma 54-interacting transcriptional regulator, giving the protein MPMNQPELHCPELTHEYRALLEVTEAIAAHRDLPELFRDLAQRLPQVVPVNFVALSLHDPVQNVMRLQTIQANVPADLIGGHVEPVDDTPAGLVWRTQQPLIVPDLEAEARWPTVIERMKEDGTKSVCIVPLTTAVRRLGAMGFASLEKEAYGETDLLFLQHVGKQVAVAVDNVLHHQDLSHERDRLRLLLEVSESIASHRDLTELFHDLAQRLPQVVPFDYINVVLHDAVRQVMRLWLLVTSEPSTISPGLETPVEESPGGFVWKTQQPLTVNDITQERRFPKLMAMLRENGVQSFCAVPLTTAQRPLGAMGFGSLQRRVYQEAEIDFMQQVAKQVAVAVDNALNSEAALAYQRQLARERDRQRLLLEVNNAVVAHLDLDDLFMAVSACLRRVIQHDGSSLLLCDADSGEWRIRVLDFANNESFVEQGRVETVTWSPCCVAIETGKAAVFHESDLKEKAATSDIARHLLSKGVKSYCSVPLLSHHRTLGALNVGRRKDDRFTPEEVELLSQVAQQIAIAVENALAFQEIATLKEKLSKEKLYLEREIQTEYNFEEIVGESQSLKRVLKDVETVARTDSTVLILGETGSGKELIARALHNLSERRDRTFVKLNCAAIPTGLLESELFGHERGAFTGAIATKIGRFELADRGTIFLDEVGEIPLELQVKLLRVLQEQEFERLGATRTMRVNVRVIAATNRDLAQLVDEQKFRSDLYYRLKVFPILVPPLRERAEDIPMLVRHFVQKFAARMKKRIETIPAQAMKALQSYSWPGNIRELENFIERAVILTPGNDLFVPSSELKLSTSAATSSANSLNATLEQAEREHILKALQESDWVIGGPTGAAARLGMKRTTLQSKIQKLGLTRSK; this is encoded by the coding sequence ATGCCGATGAATCAGCCGGAACTGCACTGCCCTGAACTCACGCACGAGTACCGAGCCCTGCTGGAGGTCACGGAGGCCATTGCCGCGCACCGTGACCTGCCCGAACTCTTTCGCGACCTCGCCCAACGTCTCCCGCAAGTCGTGCCGGTCAATTTCGTCGCGCTCTCCTTGCACGATCCGGTGCAGAACGTGATGCGGTTGCAGACCATCCAGGCGAACGTGCCGGCCGACCTGATCGGCGGCCACGTGGAGCCGGTGGACGACACGCCGGCCGGACTGGTGTGGCGCACCCAGCAGCCGCTCATCGTGCCGGACCTCGAGGCGGAAGCGCGTTGGCCGACGGTCATCGAGCGGATGAAGGAGGACGGCACGAAATCGGTGTGCATCGTGCCCTTGACCACGGCCGTGCGGCGGCTCGGCGCGATGGGCTTTGCGAGTCTCGAGAAAGAGGCCTACGGCGAAACGGATCTCCTGTTCCTCCAGCACGTCGGCAAGCAGGTGGCCGTGGCCGTGGACAACGTGCTCCATCATCAGGACCTCAGCCACGAACGGGACCGGTTGCGGCTGCTGCTGGAGGTCTCCGAGTCCATCGCGTCGCACCGCGACCTGACCGAGCTGTTTCACGATCTCGCGCAGCGTCTCCCCCAGGTCGTTCCGTTCGACTACATCAACGTCGTCCTGCACGATGCCGTCCGGCAGGTCATGCGCCTGTGGCTCCTGGTGACCTCGGAGCCCAGCACGATCAGCCCCGGCCTGGAAACGCCTGTTGAGGAGTCGCCCGGCGGATTCGTCTGGAAAACCCAACAGCCGTTGACCGTGAACGACATTACGCAGGAGCGCCGCTTCCCGAAACTGATGGCGATGCTGCGCGAGAACGGCGTGCAGTCCTTCTGCGCAGTGCCCCTCACGACGGCACAACGTCCGCTCGGGGCGATGGGATTCGGGAGCCTGCAGCGGAGGGTTTATCAAGAGGCCGAGATCGATTTCATGCAGCAGGTGGCGAAGCAGGTGGCGGTGGCCGTAGACAACGCGCTGAATTCCGAGGCCGCGCTGGCCTATCAGCGGCAATTGGCGCGCGAGCGCGACCGGCAGCGGTTGCTGTTGGAAGTCAACAACGCGGTCGTCGCCCATCTGGATCTCGATGATCTCTTCATGGCCGTCAGCGCCTGCTTAAGACGGGTCATCCAGCACGACGGGTCCAGCCTGCTGCTCTGCGATGCCGACAGCGGCGAGTGGCGCATCCGGGTGTTGGACTTTGCCAACAACGAAAGTTTCGTCGAGCAAGGACGAGTGGAAACGGTGACCTGGTCGCCGTGCTGCGTCGCCATCGAAACCGGGAAGGCGGCGGTGTTTCATGAGAGCGACTTAAAGGAGAAGGCGGCGACCTCGGACATCGCGCGGCACTTGTTGTCAAAAGGGGTGAAATCATACTGCAGCGTTCCGCTCCTGTCGCATCACCGCACGTTGGGAGCCTTGAATGTCGGCCGGCGGAAGGACGACCGCTTCACGCCGGAGGAGGTCGAGCTGCTGAGCCAAGTGGCGCAACAGATCGCGATCGCGGTCGAAAACGCGTTGGCCTTTCAGGAGATCGCCACGCTGAAGGAGAAGCTGAGCAAGGAGAAGCTCTATCTTGAGCGGGAGATTCAAACCGAATACAACTTCGAGGAGATCGTCGGCGAAAGCCAGAGTCTCAAGCGCGTCCTCAAGGATGTCGAGACCGTCGCCCGGACCGATTCCACCGTGTTGATCCTGGGCGAAACCGGCAGCGGCAAGGAGCTGATTGCCCGCGCGTTGCACAATCTCAGCGAGCGGCGGGACCGCACGTTCGTCAAGCTCAATTGCGCCGCGATTCCAACCGGGCTTCTGGAAAGCGAGCTCTTCGGGCACGAAAGGGGAGCCTTTACCGGCGCCATCGCCACCAAGATCGGCCGCTTCGAATTGGCTGACCGAGGCACCATCTTTCTCGACGAGGTGGGGGAAATCCCGCTGGAGTTGCAGGTCAAGCTGCTGCGCGTGTTGCAGGAACAGGAGTTCGAACGGTTGGGCGCAACCCGCACGATGCGCGTCAACGTCCGGGTCATCGCCGCGACGAATCGCGATCTCGCGCAGCTCGTGGATGAACAGAAGTTCCGGAGCGACCTGTACTACCGGCTCAAAGTGTTCCCGATCCTCGTGCCCCCGCTGCGGGAACGAGCCGAGGACATTCCCATGCTCGTCCGCCACTTCGTTCAGAAATTCGCGGCGCGGATGAAGAAGCGCATCGAGACGATTCCGGCCCAGGCGATGAAGGCCTTGCAGAGCTATTCGTGGCCGGGCAACATCCGGGAGCTGGAAAACTTTATCGAGCGGGCCGTGATCCTCACGCCCGGTAACGATCTCTTTGTCCCCTCGTCGGAATTGAAATTGTCGACGAGCGCGGCCACGAGCTCGGCGAACTCATTGAACGCGACCCTGGAGCAAGCTGAACGGGAACATATCCTCAAAGCTCTTCAGGAGAGTGACTGGGTGATCGGTGGCCCCACGGGAGCCGCTGCCCGGCTTGGCATGAAGCGCACGACCCTCCAGTCCAAGATTCAGAAGCTCGGCCTCACCCGCTCGAAATAG
- a CDS encoding efflux RND transporter periplasmic adaptor subunit — MSRSRVNRPRWIGSALLLLMVVSTGAGLATWKYAAIQDSAAASANQPEPMESVMVAVAEEREHRQTTTSIGTVLALRSITLRNELAGTVRQVRLTPGQIVEAGTVLVALDVAVEEAELKAQKAQAALAKTVLARRQHLSLDLATAQEEVDRARADLDVALAQIARTEAIIARKTIRAPFRAKVGMADVHPGQYLNEGTQLTTLQGVDEAAHVDFTVAQQVAAGLREGERVDVLAPGSSSPIQAKIVAIDARVDPTTRNAMVRARIDRAAEAPPPGASVRVLVPIGTLRKAVAVPVSALRKGPGGDQVFVIQTDQEGKTRAYARQVESGAMVGDEVVTYAGLNPGERVAASGSFKLRDGVLVAVAGDYGNRQESGQAQPQVLSQR, encoded by the coding sequence ATGAGTCGTTCTCGCGTGAATCGTCCCCGTTGGATCGGATCTGCTCTGCTGCTCCTGATGGTGGTCTCGACCGGCGCCGGTCTGGCGACATGGAAATATGCGGCCATCCAGGACAGCGCCGCGGCTTCCGCCAACCAGCCGGAACCGATGGAATCCGTGATGGTCGCCGTGGCCGAAGAGCGTGAACACCGCCAGACCACCACCTCGATCGGCACGGTCTTGGCCTTGCGCTCGATCACGCTGCGCAACGAACTGGCCGGCACCGTCCGTCAGGTCCGGCTCACGCCCGGACAGATCGTCGAGGCCGGCACCGTGCTGGTCGCGCTGGATGTGGCGGTCGAGGAGGCCGAGCTGAAGGCGCAGAAGGCGCAGGCGGCGTTGGCCAAGACCGTGCTCGCCCGCCGGCAGCATTTAAGTCTGGATCTGGCGACGGCCCAGGAGGAAGTGGATCGCGCGCGCGCGGACCTGGATGTCGCGCTGGCCCAGATCGCGCGGACCGAGGCCATCATCGCCCGCAAGACCATCCGCGCGCCGTTCCGGGCCAAGGTCGGCATGGCGGACGTGCATCCAGGCCAGTACCTGAACGAGGGCACGCAACTGACGACCTTGCAAGGCGTCGACGAGGCGGCCCACGTGGACTTCACGGTTGCGCAGCAGGTGGCCGCGGGATTGCGGGAAGGCGAGCGAGTCGACGTGCTCGCCCCTGGTTCGTCGTCTCCGATTCAGGCCAAGATCGTCGCCATCGACGCCCGCGTCGATCCAACGACCCGGAATGCCATGGTGCGGGCGCGGATCGACCGTGCTGCTGAAGCCCCACCGCCCGGCGCCTCGGTTCGCGTGCTGGTTCCGATCGGCACGCTGCGCAAGGCCGTGGCTGTCCCGGTGAGCGCCCTGCGGAAGGGGCCGGGCGGCGATCAAGTGTTCGTCATCCAGACGGACCAGGAGGGGAAGACCAGGGCCTATGCGCGGCAAGTCGAGAGTGGGGCCATGGTTGGCGACGAGGTCGTGACCTATGCGGGGCTGAATCCCGGTGAACGGGTGGCCGCCTCCGGGTCCTTCAAGTTGCGCGACGGGGTGCTGGTCGCAGTCGCCGGCGATTATGGAAACCGTCAGGAGAGCGGGCAGGCGCAACCTCAGGTTCTGAGTCAACGCTGA
- a CDS encoding efflux RND transporter permease subunit, with protein MRSFTDTFIKHPVLAVVVNLVIVLVGWRALTVLPVQQYPKIESSSVIITTVYYGASAETVRGFLTTPIERVVSAISGVDYLESTSRAGLSTVTVHLKLNHSSTAALAEVTARLQQVRSELPQEAEPPVVEVQRADRPYASFYLSFTSTERSVPAVTDWLLRTLQPQLATLPGVQRVTIEGGRQIAMRVWIDPDRLALFNLSPGDVQESLRRNNYLAAVGRTKGNLVQVNLLANTDLRSAEEFENLIVADRGGAIVRLSDVARVELGAEEAEVIAKYGAKEGVYLGVWPLVGSNEIEVAQRLREEMDRIRPTLPKDIDMRLVWDGTMFMRNALEEITKTLAETIAIVGLAVFLFMGSVRTALVPLLAMPVSLIGAAIVMLAFGFSLNLLTILAIVLSVGLVVDDAIVVVENVERHVRRGKSRIDAALIGARELLSPIIAMTITLATVYAPIGFQGGLTGSLFLEFAITLAAAVVVSGIVALTLSPVMSSRFVHPQGKEGRLTTLVNRGFELVRRAYARLLDGALAMRWAIVAASLLIMVAAWPLYMFSRQELAPVEDQSHISLFFEASPDSTLAATNREHLKIVDAITAFPETDFTWSLTSAWGGFGGLVAQDWKVRARSTEEMFGEVYGAVSQVPGLRVFPRLDPPLPTPGQYDVELVLQSDRPAEQMLETVGAVLGAGWQSGKFLYVDTDLKIDLPQARVVLDRERLADLGLDLAGVGRELGTMLGGAYVNRFNFFDRSYKVIPQLGDEDRATVGPLLDLKIKTPGGQLVPVSTFTQIETSTAPRTLNRFQQRNAVRIFGGVKPGVTKDEGLRVLEQAATAAGGPGVVLDYAGESRHIRREGSALTVTLGFAIVLIYLVLAAQFHSFRDPLIVLLGSVPLAISGALVFSFLDLTTINIYSQVGLITLVGLIAKNGILIVEFANTLQARGLSKVAALREAALTRLRPVLMTSAATVFGHLPLVLVSGPGAEARNSIGMVLVTGMTVGTLFTLFVVPVFYSLIASQHQTVPEQEERAEREVREEVDYDGLLAAGS; from the coding sequence ATGCGTTCGTTCACCGATACCTTCATCAAACATCCCGTGCTGGCGGTGGTCGTCAACCTCGTCATCGTGCTGGTCGGGTGGCGGGCGCTGACCGTCCTGCCGGTGCAGCAATATCCGAAGATCGAAAGTTCGTCGGTCATCATCACGACGGTCTATTACGGCGCCAGCGCCGAAACCGTGCGCGGCTTCCTGACCACGCCGATCGAGCGCGTCGTGTCGGCGATCAGCGGGGTGGACTATCTGGAATCGACCAGCCGCGCCGGCCTCAGCACCGTGACGGTGCACCTGAAGCTCAACCACAGCAGCACGGCGGCGCTGGCCGAGGTCACGGCCCGGCTCCAGCAGGTCCGATCTGAGCTGCCTCAGGAGGCCGAGCCGCCTGTGGTCGAGGTGCAACGGGCGGACCGGCCCTACGCCTCGTTTTACCTGAGCTTCACGTCGACAGAACGGAGCGTGCCGGCCGTCACCGACTGGCTGCTCCGCACGTTGCAGCCGCAACTGGCCACACTGCCCGGCGTTCAGCGCGTGACGATCGAGGGAGGCCGGCAGATCGCCATGCGCGTCTGGATCGACCCCGATCGCCTGGCCCTGTTCAACCTTTCTCCCGGCGACGTGCAGGAATCCCTGCGGCGCAATAACTACCTGGCCGCGGTCGGACGGACGAAGGGCAATCTCGTGCAGGTCAACCTGCTCGCGAACACCGACCTGCGTTCCGCCGAGGAGTTCGAGAACCTGATCGTCGCCGACCGCGGGGGCGCCATCGTGCGACTGAGCGACGTGGCGCGGGTCGAACTCGGGGCCGAAGAGGCCGAGGTCATCGCCAAGTACGGCGCGAAGGAAGGCGTCTATCTGGGCGTGTGGCCGCTGGTCGGCTCCAACGAGATCGAGGTCGCACAGCGGCTGCGCGAGGAGATGGACCGCATCAGGCCCACGCTGCCCAAGGACATCGACATGCGGCTGGTGTGGGACGGCACGATGTTCATGAGGAATGCGCTGGAAGAGATCACGAAGACGCTGGCGGAGACGATCGCGATCGTCGGGTTGGCGGTGTTCCTGTTCATGGGCTCGGTGCGCACCGCGCTGGTGCCGCTGCTCGCCATGCCGGTCTCGCTGATCGGCGCGGCGATCGTCATGCTCGCGTTCGGGTTCAGCCTGAACCTGCTGACGATCCTCGCGATCGTGCTCTCGGTCGGACTCGTCGTGGATGACGCGATCGTGGTCGTGGAAAACGTCGAGCGGCACGTGCGCCGGGGCAAGTCGCGGATCGATGCGGCGCTGATCGGCGCAAGGGAATTGCTCAGCCCGATCATCGCGATGACGATCACGCTGGCCACGGTGTATGCGCCGATCGGCTTTCAGGGCGGCCTCACCGGGTCGCTGTTTCTTGAATTTGCCATCACCCTGGCCGCCGCCGTGGTCGTGTCAGGCATTGTGGCGCTCACGCTCTCGCCGGTCATGAGCTCGCGATTCGTGCACCCGCAGGGCAAGGAGGGCCGGCTGACCACCCTGGTCAACCGGGGCTTCGAGCTGGTGCGCCGCGCCTACGCCAGGCTGCTCGACGGCGCGCTGGCAATGCGCTGGGCCATTGTCGCGGCGTCGCTGTTGATCATGGTCGCCGCCTGGCCGTTGTACATGTTCTCGCGTCAGGAACTGGCGCCGGTGGAGGACCAGAGCCACATCAGCCTCTTCTTCGAGGCCTCGCCCGACTCCACGTTGGCCGCCACCAACCGCGAGCACCTCAAGATCGTGGATGCCATCACGGCATTTCCGGAAACGGATTTCACCTGGTCGCTGACGTCGGCCTGGGGAGGATTCGGCGGCCTGGTCGCGCAAGATTGGAAAGTGCGCGCCCGGTCGACCGAAGAGATGTTCGGCGAGGTCTACGGCGCGGTGTCGCAGGTGCCGGGCCTGCGGGTGTTCCCGCGCCTGGACCCGCCCCTGCCCACCCCGGGCCAATACGATGTCGAGCTGGTGCTCCAAAGCGACAGGCCGGCCGAACAGATGCTGGAGACGGTCGGCGCCGTGCTCGGCGCGGGCTGGCAAAGCGGAAAGTTCCTGTACGTGGACACGGACCTGAAGATCGACCTGCCGCAGGCGCGGGTCGTGCTCGACCGCGAGCGCCTCGCCGACCTGGGGCTGGATCTGGCCGGAGTCGGCCGGGAACTCGGGACGATGCTCGGCGGAGCCTACGTGAACCGCTTCAACTTCTTCGACCGCAGCTATAAGGTGATTCCGCAACTCGGCGACGAGGACCGCGCCACCGTCGGCCCGCTGCTTGACCTCAAGATCAAGACGCCGGGCGGCCAGCTCGTGCCGGTTTCGACCTTCACGCAGATCGAGACGAGCACCGCGCCGCGCACCTTGAACCGGTTCCAGCAGCGCAACGCGGTGCGGATCTTCGGCGGGGTCAAGCCGGGCGTCACGAAGGATGAGGGACTGCGGGTGCTCGAACAGGCGGCAACCGCGGCGGGAGGACCGGGCGTCGTGCTCGACTATGCGGGAGAGTCGCGGCACATCCGCCGAGAGGGTTCGGCGCTCACCGTCACGCTGGGGTTCGCGATCGTGCTCATTTATCTGGTGCTGGCGGCGCAGTTCCACAGTTTTCGCGACCCGTTGATCGTGCTGTTGGGCTCCGTGCCGCTGGCGATCTCCGGCGCGCTGGTGTTCAGTTTCCTGGACCTCACCACGATCAACATCTACTCGCAGGTCGGGTTGATCACCCTGGTGGGGCTGATCGCGAAGAACGGCATCCTCATCGTGGAGTTTGCAAACACGCTGCAAGCGCGCGGCCTCTCGAAGGTGGCCGCCTTGCGCGAGGCGGCGTTGACCAGACTAAGGCCGGTGCTGATGACCTCGGCCGCCACGGTCTTCGGACACCTGCCGTTGGTGTTGGTGTCCGGGCCGGGGGCCGAAGCCCGCAACAGCATTGGGATGGTGCTGGTCACCGGCATGACGGTCGGCACCTTGTTCACGCTGTTCGTCGTCCCGGTGTTCTACTCGCTGATCGCGTCTCAACATCAGACGGTCCCGGAGCAGGAGGAACGAGCGGAGCGGGAAGTGCGGGAGGAAGTGGATTACGACGGGCTGCTGGCAGCGGGGAGCTAG
- a CDS encoding SRPBCC family protein, translating to MADIIHRVGIKAGPDKVFRALSTIDGLAGWWTTDTSGVADVGKIISFQFRDPNGKTIGGFDMEVVKQEPAKKVQWKCVKGPEEWIGTDITFDLKQENDFTIVLFGHRKWKESSEFTAHCSTKWAVFLISLKELVETGKGRPSPRDIKIDNWN from the coding sequence ATGGCGGACATTATTCATCGCGTGGGAATCAAGGCTGGTCCTGACAAGGTGTTCAGGGCGCTCTCGACGATCGACGGACTGGCCGGTTGGTGGACCACCGACACGAGTGGCGTCGCTGATGTTGGGAAGATCATTTCCTTTCAGTTTCGCGACCCCAACGGAAAGACGATTGGCGGATTCGACATGGAAGTGGTGAAGCAAGAACCCGCCAAGAAGGTCCAGTGGAAGTGTGTTAAAGGGCCCGAGGAATGGATCGGTACGGACATCACTTTCGATTTGAAACAAGAGAACGACTTCACGATTGTCCTGTTCGGCCATCGGAAGTGGAAGGAGTCCAGCGAGTTTACCGCCCATTGCAGCACGAAATGGGCGGTCTTCCTGATAAGTCTCAAGGAACTCGTCGAAACCGGGAAGGGCAGACCTTCTCCGAGAGATATCAAGATCGACAATTGGAATTAG